From a single Cotesia glomerata isolate CgM1 linkage group LG6, MPM_Cglom_v2.3, whole genome shotgun sequence genomic region:
- the LOC123267615 gene encoding uncharacterized protein LOC123267615: MAHQHVQLNNNNNVNGNVNNNNNNNNNINNVNANGNINGVNVNVNSNINNINQHEFLPLCDVLFNIISLASYFCDVVFDLAMGYALANHPTAPAVLFPISIVLVVTSLIISQVVSIRWYLWGARGKLNPTESLPEKNRVRNWTLWCVVFLHTSQVGVLWRYFKLFIPVDLTYVKHEVRELCVLRLIHAFCEAAPMLLLQLYLLSTSLTSKDRDREDTKLSELTAVSAGLSLWSVCWAVASFSKGAARLRNLERLVLTWLGVLAQLAWRLGTVSARVGALVAYASLYGGSWLLVVLGLHWLSMLTWLLLTPDGLFHGGERLTLARKTFLASLLAFVYVFAYANLHETNHRQKMIIFYTVMFLENCLLISVWAVGASAEIGRQVQIGAANPDQVQIRPVTLVLVLMALFFGGLFFMGLYYRFFHVRRLGYEAGGRMNANGMPQDVDKHLQYNNYVNEVQVVRKVKLRNNGIPGVFNCRFTNPTVVALNRKKKKPTSFVPPPSNNLGGFCDNKNYNRQLIPFWKRPLHEEEEEKEQAKIQIGTLNVHLIREKLREKKQQQLRELRAIQEEIKEGKLVPPGETSETAITGNPPPQKKLQPTANTLQFAGLGSGALSPTGSGSNVPGLENVPSQWPPIKMHCLVPPAPPNYHVIGNGWKRERPETPEILLAPRCLPHHYPYWTSNHRLRTQNNEEDSAKEPNDEELSDLEGSQVSLPRSYTLPREFKYNSGNPSRERRINVNKVQSPRFYLPSTNSSDGDVDSADNEDETDTELRDGIEGGKQYIFPDRQMSQSQIEDCLPSEGLNSPSGAISSIDDNFDCYLNNSYGSRVNQLLKAKVKHETKL; the protein is encoded by the exons ATGGCCCATCAGCACGTTCAactaaataacaataataatgtcaacggaaatgtcaataataataataataataacaataatattaacaacGTCAATGCTAATGGGAACATCAACGGTGTGAATGTAAATGTCAACAGTAATATCAACAATATAAACCAGCACGAGTTCCTTCCGCTGTGTGATGTCCTCTTCAACATAATTTCGCTCGCTTCATATTTTTGTGATGTTGTCTTTGACCTGGCGATGGGGTACGCCCTCGCCAACCATCCTACGGCTCCAGCTGTCTTGTTTCCGATAAGCATTGTTTTGGTTGTTACTTCTTTGATTATTTCTCAG GTTGTGAGTATAAGATGGTACCTGTGGGGAGCTCGAGGGAAGCTGAACCCGACCGAGAGCTTGCCAGAGAAAAACCGGGTCAGGAACTGGACACTTTGGTGCGTCGTTTTTCTCCATACCAGCCAGGTCGGAGTACTATGGCGGTACTtcaaattgtttattccagTGGACTTGACTTATGTCAAGCACgag GTCCGTGAATTATGCGTCTTGCGTTTAATCCACGCATTCTGCGAAGCAGCACCAATGCTGCTTTTGCAGCTGTACTTACTATCAACCTCCTTAACCTCCAAAGACCGGGACCGTGAGGACACAAAGCTTTCCGAATTAACAGCAGTATCAGCAGGTCTATCCTTATGGAGCGTTTGCTGGGCAGTAGCAAGCTTCAGCAAGGGCGCAGCTCGCCTGAGGAACCTGGAGCGACTGGTCCTGACCTGGCTGGGAGTCCTGGCGCAACTGGCCTGGCGACTGGGGACCGTCAGTGCTAGAGTAGGAGCTCTAGTGGCCTACGCTTCGCTCTACGGAGGCTCCTGGCTGCTGGTAGTCCTGGGGCTTCACTGGCTCTCGATGCTAACTTGGCTGCTGCTGACTCCTGATGGACTCTTCCACGGAGGGGAGAGACTCACTCTAGCCAGAAAGACCTTCCTCGCCTCCTTGCTGGCGTTCGTTTATGTCTTCGCTTATGCTAACCTCCACGAGACTAATCACCGCCAGAAAATGATCATCTTCTACACGGTGATGTTCCTGGAGAACTGCTTGCTAATTAGTGTCTGGGCCGTCGGAGCTTCGGCTGAAATCGGCCGACAAGTCCAGATTGGTGCTGCCAATCCGGACCAAGTGCAAATCAGGCCTGTTACGCTGGTTCTAGTTCTGATGGCGCTTTTTTTCGGAGGACTCTTCTTTATGGGACTCTACTACAGGTTCTTTCACGTCAGGAGGCTTGGGTATGAAGCCGGGGGTAGGATGAATGCTAATGGCATGCCTCAAGATGTTGACAAGCATCTTcagtataataattatgtcAATGAAGTCCAGGTTGTGAGGAAGGTCAAGCTTAGAAATAATGGAATCCCTGGGGTGTTTAATTGCAg GTTTACAAATCCAACTGTAGTCGCACTAAACAGAAAAAAGAAGAAACCAACGAGCTTCGTGCCCCCGCCGTCAAACAACCTGGGGGGGTTTTGTGACAACAAAAACTACAACCGGCAGCTGATACCCTTCTGGAAGCGACCCTTGCACGAAGAAGAGGAGGAAAAAGAGCAGGCCAAGATCCAAATCGGGACTCTGAATGTCCATTTGATCCGCGAAAAGCTCAGAGAGAAGAAGCAGCAGCAGCTCAGAGAGCTAAGAGCCATCCAAGAGGAGATCAAGGAGGGGAAATTGGTCCCTCCTGGAGAGACCAGTGAGACTGCCATCACTGGAAACCCTCCGCCTCAGAAGAAACTCCAGCCTACTGCGAATACGCTGCAATTCGCGGGCTTAGGTTCTGGAGCGCTAAGTCCTACAGGTTCTGGGTCTAATGTTCCAGGGCTGGAAAATGTTCCCAGTCAATGGCCGCCGATTAAAATGCACTGTTTAGTACCTCCAGCACCGCCTAATTACCACGTGATAGGCAACGGCTGGAAGCGAGAGCGTCCGGAAACTCCCGAGATTCTTCTCGCGCCAAGATGTCTTCCGCATCACTATCCTTACTGGACTTCCAACCAcag aTTAAGAACTCAAAATAACGAAGAAGACAGCGCAAAGGAGCCTAATGACGAAGAACTAAGCGACTTAGAAGGTAGTCAGGTGTCTTTACCCCGTAGTTACACGTTACCACGTGAATTCAAGTATAATTCTGGCAACCCGTCACGTGAGCGACgtattaatgttaataaagTACAATCTCCAAGATTCTACTTGCCGTCTACAAACAGCTCCGATG GCGACGTCGACAGCGCAGATAACGAAGACGAAACTGACACGGAGCTGCGAGACGGTATCGAAGGCGGAAAGCAGTACATATTTCCAGATCGTCAGATGTCTCAGAGCCAAATCGAGGATTGTCTGCCCTCAGAAGGTCTCAATAGTCCGTCTGGAGCCATCAGCTCAATTGATGACAACTTCGATTGTTACTTAAACAATTCCTACGGCTCGCGCGTTAATCAGCTGTTAAAAGCTAAAGTTAAACACGAgactaaattataa
- the LOC123267617 gene encoding mannose-1-phosphate guanyltransferase alpha-A — MLKAVILIGGPLKGTRFRPLSLDIPKPLFPIAGLPMIQHHIESCVKIKTLNEILIIGSYNAAELVNFVQEMINIYGISIRYLQEFTALGTAGGMYHFRDQIRAGSPEAFFIMNGDVCANFPLERMIESYKETKGTLTVLATEATRPQSLNYGCLVLGKNNSIVHYVEKPSTFVSTTINCGIYLATVDVFQIMSDVFYKHQDKFMMNSNGKDPAHISLEQDILTRLAGTGKLFASETSNWWSQVKTAGAAIYANRHYLNLYRSKKPERLIPAVNGVCNVVGDVYINPSASVDPTAVLGPNVSIGPNAKISAGVRIRESIILEGAQIQAHSMVLHSIVGRGSIVGKWSRVEGTPCDPNPNKPFAKMENPPLFNSNGKLNPSISILGTSVNLAAEKILLNSIVLPHKELTKNFKNEIIL; from the exons ATGCTGAAAGCGGTGATTTTAATCGGCGGACCTTTAAAAg GGACAAGATTTCGTCCATTATCACTGGACATCCCGAAGCCGCTGTTCCCGATCGCGGGTCTGCCGATGATCCAGCACCACATAGAGTCTTGCGTTAAAATCAAGACCCTCAATGAAATCCTGATAATAGGCTCGTACAACGCCGCTGAGCTGGTGAACTTCGTCCAGGAGATGATCAACATATACGGGATCAGCATCCGGTACCTCCAGGAGTTCACAGCTCTAGGAACCGCCGGGGGGATGTACCACTTCCGAGACCAGATCAGAGCAGGCTCCCCAGAGGCCTTTTTTATAATGAACGGTGACGTTTGCGCGAACTTTCCTCTCGAGCGTATGATTGAGAGTTACAAAGAGACCAAAGGTACTCTCACAGTCTTGGCGACTGAGGCCACCAGGCCTCAGTCGCTTAATTACGGGTGTCTTGTTCTGGGAAAGAACAATTCGATTGTTCACTATGTTGAGAAACCTTCAACCTTTGTCTCCACCACGATCAACTGCGGGATTTATTTGGCTACTGTTGATGTCTTTCAAATCATGAGCGACGTTTTCTACAAACATCaagataaatttat gatGAACAGTAATGGAAAGGATCCAGCTCACATTTCACTGGAACAGGATATCTTAACCCGCCTAGCAGGCACTGGAAAGCTTTTCGCTTCAGAAACAAGCAATTGGTGGTCCCAAGTAAAGACCGCAGGTGCTGCCATCTACGCAAACAGGCATTACTTGAATTTGTACCGGTCTAAAAAACCAGAGAGGTTAATCCCTGCCGTTAATGGAGTTTGCAATGTCGTGGGAGATGTTTATATCAATCCGAGCGCTTCTGTTGACCCCACAGCAGTG TTGGGGCCAAACGTAAGCATTGGACCAAACGCAAAAATATCCGCCGGAGTGAGAATAAGAGAGTCGATAATCCTAGAGGGCGCTCAGATCCAAGCTCACTCGATGGTCCTCCACAGCATAGTCGGCCGGGGAAGTATTGTCGGCAAGTGGTCCCGCGTAGAGGGCACTCCTTGCGATCCTAACCCCAACAAGCCGTTCGCCAAGATGGAGAACCCCCCGCTCTTTAACAGCAATGGAAAACTGAACCCCTCGATATCAATTCTCGGGACTAGTGTTAATCTAGCCGCGGAGAAGATCCTTCTGAACTCGATTGTCCTACCGCACAAAGAACTgacaaagaattttaaaaatgaaattattttatag